The sequence GAAACGCCCTGGTCCGGGCGGTTCGGTCGACTGCGGGAGGAACAGAAGCGAAACGGGCGTCGAACCCGGTGATCGGTATCGGCCGATGTGTGCGTGGTTGTCGCCGAAACCCGGACAGCGTCGTTGCACTTGGGGACAATGACGTCGAGCCCGGCCCGCCCGGGGGCGGCGCATGAAGCAGCGAGCAACCAGCACCGAGCAGCAGCGATCAGGAGCCGCCAGATGACCGAACAGGGCGCACCCGCGCAGCAGCAGCTCCGGCCGGACGACGGCTGGTGGGACACGGTCTACGCGGGCCCGGCCGGCACCCTCCCCGACACCCCGCACGCCGGACCGGGGGAGGGCAGCGTCGACGACTGGTTTGAGACGGCGGCGGGACTCATCGGGCAGCAGCGCGAGGGCGACCCCGGGGAGGCCGGGGCGGTACCGGAGCCCGGGTCGTCGCGGGCCGACCAGGAGGTGCTGGAACGGGACAGCATCGACGACTGGTTCGACACCGCCGTCGGCGTGATCGCTCCGCAGCGCCCGGCGGACGAGCCTCCGGGCGCCGACGACACCCGCCGCTTCCCCGCCCCCGCCTGGGCGGAGGCGGGGCCGGCCACCCTGTCCGGGGTGCCCGGGGCCGAGGACACGGCCGTCGAACCGGCCCCGCGGGTGCCCGAGCCCCGGGCGGGGTCCGACGCCGTGGCAGCTCCGGCGCCGGCGCCGGAGCCGGAGCGGGAGCCGGTGCCGGCGCCGGCACCGGTGGAGTCGCTGGAGTCGCCGGCCGAGGTCGCCGCTCCGGCCGAGCCCGAAGCCGTTGCGCCGGAAGTCGTTGCGCCGGAAGCCGTCGAGCCCGAAGCCGTGGAGCTTGAAGCCGTCGAGCCCGAGGTCGTTGCGCCCGAAGCCGCCGCGTTCGAGGCCTCCGGGCGCGCGCCCGAAGCACCCGCGCCCGAAGCACCCGCACCCGCGTCCGCACCCGCACCCGCGTCCGCACCCGTGCCGCCCGCCCCGCGCCCGGACCCCCGCCCCGGCCGGGCCGCCTCCGCGCCCGCCGTGCCGCACGTCGGCGAACGCCCGCCCACCTACGGCCCCGAGCCGACCGCCGTCCCCGAGGCCGA comes from Streptomyces sp. TLI_053 and encodes:
- a CDS encoding protein phosphatase 2C domain-containing protein, whose protein sequence is MTEQGAPAQQQLRPDDGWWDTVYAGPAGTLPDTPHAGPGEGSVDDWFETAAGLIGQQREGDPGEAGAVPEPGSSRADQEVLERDSIDDWFDTAVGVIAPQRPADEPPGADDTRRFPAPAWAEAGPATLSGVPGAEDTAVEPAPRVPEPRAGSDAVAAPAPAPEPEREPVPAPAPVESLESPAEVAAPAEPEAVAPEVVAPEAVEPEAVELEAVEPEVVAPEAAAFEASGRAPEAPAPEAPAPASAPAPASAPVPPAPRPDPRPGRAASAPAVPHVGERPPTYGPEPTAVPEADPGALGGIVADTVLEGAQYGATTLRAASVRGDSARYRGEPRRDSLLVTRFGEGADGLLLAVLGGFDDSGPAAGAVATASAEACRQLAAAVGRSREGLAADLRDGARDRLRYGLQRLALGAVAPLRALTPAGAEHREDGEDGPPSPASLHCLLTSLDPEAGYRAAFGVGPGGLYLLRSGHWIDAYAARLLHHPDGQPPVPESPVPGPRPFRFRMVPATPGDILLLCTPGLSRPVADEPAVAHFLASHWAHPHPPGTVDFLRQVQVRAKGYTDDRTAAAIWTE